A stretch of Campylobacter gracilis DNA encodes these proteins:
- the ruvX gene encoding Holliday junction resolvase RuvX yields the protein MIVAIDLGLKRIGVAAAPDDKTPLPCEPILRKNRTQAARELSELLREKGASVLVLGVPRGGASEEEMSRRIRHFASLLDFDGEIKFQDESFSSAEAAEFASKCAKGGGKDPRFDSIAATIILQRFLASMG from the coding sequence TTGATAGTTGCGATCGATCTTGGGCTTAAGCGTATCGGCGTGGCAGCGGCACCGGATGATAAGACGCCGCTTCCGTGCGAGCCGATCCTGCGCAAAAACCGCACCCAAGCCGCGCGCGAGCTAAGCGAACTGCTGCGCGAAAAGGGTGCCAGCGTGCTAGTGCTGGGCGTGCCGCGCGGCGGGGCGAGCGAGGAGGAGATGAGCAGGCGCATACGCCACTTCGCCTCGCTGCTGGATTTTGACGGCGAGATAAAATTTCAAGATGAGAGCTTTTCGAGCGCCGAAGCGGCGGAGTTTGCGAGTAAATGCGCTAAGGGCGGCGGCAAGGATCCGCGCTTTGATAGCATCGCCGCGACGATAATTTTGCAGAGGTTTTTGGCGAGCATGGGCTAG
- a CDS encoding divergent polysaccharide deacetylase family protein has product MANANPRGHRKKRPINYIAIAFVVILCFLSGAVTYAVLDLVFSGNKAALQQSSRKQASKSTSDPRGKKPRLSAAEKEALIQKELDKIAEQNVTAPKMSIEPARQNSAGQNLVRQNSSNGDSQNSANSMASANSAAVNSAGDGSDVNFTAANSASENSINSTAQSPASGSADDLSKSPRKALPAGSRAKLAIIIDDVGTDEQAQKIAALPVRVTPSIFPPEYQRKDTRSLARGFEHYAIHLPMEASSAKNNSATLRASDNYEKLRGVIAKLRADFPNAKFINNHTGSKFTADERAMQNLLRAMNEHGFLFIDSRTSPATKAKAAMNGFGMRYVHRDVFLDNQNSVAAVRKKLREAVALAKKQGYAIAIGHPKSSTLRALANSSDILGEVDLVYLDEIYEYYE; this is encoded by the coding sequence TTGGCTAATGCAAATCCACGCGGGCACCGCAAAAAGCGCCCGATCAATTACATAGCGATCGCCTTTGTCGTAATCTTATGCTTTTTAAGCGGCGCGGTTACCTACGCGGTTTTGGATCTCGTATTTTCGGGCAATAAAGCTGCGTTGCAGCAGAGCTCGCGCAAACAAGCTTCCAAGAGCACTTCCGATCCTCGCGGTAAAAAGCCGCGTTTAAGCGCTGCGGAGAAGGAAGCTCTGATTCAAAAGGAGCTTGATAAGATCGCCGAGCAAAACGTAACCGCGCCGAAGATGAGTATCGAGCCCGCACGGCAGAATTCTGCAGGACAAAATTTAGTGAGGCAAAATTCTTCAAACGGCGATTCACAAAATTCCGCAAATTCTATGGCTTCCGCAAATTCCGCCGCCGTAAATTCGGCAGGTGACGGATCGGACGTAAATTTTACCGCGGCAAATTCCGCTTCAGAAAATTCCATAAATTCTACTGCACAAAGTCCTGCTTCCGGCAGCGCAGACGATCTTTCTAAATCGCCGCGCAAGGCTTTGCCCGCAGGCTCTCGCGCAAAGTTAGCGATCATCATCGACGACGTAGGCACCGACGAGCAGGCGCAAAAAATCGCTGCTCTTCCCGTGCGCGTGACGCCGTCCATCTTCCCGCCGGAGTATCAGCGCAAGGACACGCGCTCGCTCGCTCGCGGCTTTGAGCATTACGCGATCCACCTGCCGATGGAGGCAAGCTCTGCCAAAAATAACTCCGCGACGCTGCGAGCTTCGGATAATTATGAGAAGCTGCGCGGCGTTATAGCCAAGCTGCGCGCGGACTTTCCGAACGCTAAATTTATAAACAACCATACCGGTTCTAAATTTACAGCCGACGAGCGCGCGATGCAAAATCTGCTGCGCGCGATGAACGAGCATGGATTTTTATTTATCGACTCTCGCACGAGCCCCGCTACCAAGGCCAAGGCGGCGATGAATGGGTTTGGCATGCGATATGTGCATCGCGATGTGTTTTTAGATAATCAAAACAGCGTCGCCGCGGTGCGCAAAAAGCTGCGCGAGGCCGTCGCGCTTGCTAAAAAGCAGGGTTACGCCATCGCTATCGGCCATCCCAAAAGCTCCACTCTGCGCGCGCTTGCAAACAGCTCCGACATCTTAGGCGAGGTCGATTTGGTCTATTTGGACGAAATCTATGAGTACTACGAGTGA
- a CDS encoding DNA-processing protein DprA — MSTTSELSFKIQSLARLGASEPAQLYFRGEPALLQKRRISIVGSRKMSVYSKNLILRLARALSDADFCVVSGAAIGCDIAAHEGAFPNTIAVFGNGLDQIYPAQNAAMIGKIYERSLALSEYEDGVSARGFQFLQRNRIVVALSEALIVAQAEPRSGSLQSARLAREMGVPVYVLPHRMDESAGTNDLLAKSQARLIADFGEFVASLAPQTPQNTERTQDEVMEFLAINSDLQAAIERFGDKIYEYELEGRIEILGAKIVAK; from the coding sequence ATGAGTACTACGAGTGAGCTTAGTTTTAAAATTCAAAGCCTAGCAAGGCTTGGTGCGAGCGAGCCCGCGCAGCTGTATTTTAGGGGCGAGCCGGCGCTACTGCAAAAGCGCCGCATCTCGATCGTGGGCTCGCGCAAGATGAGCGTTTATAGCAAAAATTTGATCCTGCGCCTCGCGCGCGCCTTGAGCGATGCGGACTTTTGCGTCGTAAGCGGCGCGGCGATCGGCTGCGACATAGCCGCGCACGAAGGGGCGTTTCCAAACACGATCGCGGTTTTTGGAAACGGCCTTGATCAAATTTATCCCGCGCAAAACGCCGCCATGATCGGCAAAATTTACGAGCGCAGCCTCGCGCTTAGCGAGTACGAGGACGGCGTGAGCGCGCGCGGATTTCAGTTTTTGCAGCGCAACCGCATCGTCGTGGCGCTGTCCGAAGCGCTGATCGTCGCTCAAGCCGAGCCCCGCAGTGGCTCGCTGCAAAGCGCGCGTCTGGCTCGCGAGATGGGCGTGCCCGTGTACGTACTGCCGCACCGAATGGACGAGAGCGCGGGCACGAATGATCTGCTCGCAAAATCTCAGGCGCGGCTGATTGCGGATTTTGGCGAGTTTGTCGCCTCTTTGGCTCCGCAGACGCCGCAAAACACTGAGCGCACGCAGGATGAGGTGATGGAATTTTTAGCGATAAATTCCGATCTGCAAGCGGCGATCGAGCGCTTCGGCGATAAAATTTACGAATACGAGCTTGAAGGCAGGATCGAAATTTTAGGCGCAAAGATCGTGGCAAAGTAG